The nucleotide sequence CCCAAAGAATAAAGCCACAACCACAAGGTGGGAAGAACACGTAGAGAATGCCTTGGCTCGCCCAGCGGCTGATGGCAGCTTCAGGATGGTTGAGATTATTTTCACATAAGATCCGAGAATCAACATAAAAGGAATAGTGACAACTAGAACAGCAATTGTATAAACCAATATCTCAATCGTAAAAGTATCCCCACAGGCAAGCTTAAGTATTGGAGGTATGTCACAGAAAAAGTGATTCAACTGATTGGACCCgcagaagggtagagagaagatTAGGTAGGTGAACCCTATGTGTACTGGAATTCCAGTGATCCAACAGCCAGCTGCCAATTGGATACACAACCTATTGTTCATGATGAGAGGGTAGAGTAAGGGGTTGCAAATGGCGACATACCTGTCATAAGCCATTGCAGTCAAAATAAAGCACTCGGTGGCTCCAAAGAccagaaagaaatacatttgtgtagcacaggccagaaaggaaataCTTCTACTTTGTCTACAAAGATCTGTTAATAATCTGGGGACAGTGACTGACACATAACATATTTCCAAGGAAGAAAAGTTCCcaaggaaaaaatacatgggaGTCCGGAGGGAGGGATCAATCTGCGTTATTATGATAATGAGGCTATTTCCCATCAGAATAATCACATAAATTATCAAAaacaccccaaaaagaaactcttgGAGGTCAGGAACATCAGAAAAGCCAAGCAGGATGAAATCCATTAATGTAGTGTGATTCCCTCGTGGAGGATATTGTCCTTTAGATTCCATCtacaaagaaaatgatttcaagGCTTAGAATTCTCTTCAACTGCTGGGCCCATTGCAGAATGGGACATATTAAATAGATGATTTCAAATCCACTGACACAGGATAGATAtccagtttttctgttttttgttttctattgttggTGATATATTTCAAATCCAACATCTCCAAATTCCAGTacacaaaaacagaaagtaatCTTAAACACTAATCTTCCTGCTGCtattaataacatatataaatggataacacagcaaaacaaacaacaataaaataaaaacaaaacgcATCAGGTAGCCTATTCTTAGGATAAGAACTGCACTAATTAATACAGGACGTTCTCTAATGAGGAATGTGTCTCTTTCCTGATTGATCTGGTATCTACAGtactttatttgtctttttttttctgcctaacaccttctttttttaatgtttattattgagagagagagagagtgagagagagagaacacacataaacgggggagggacagagagcaagggggacagaaaatctgaagtggTCTCCATGTTAAAAGCagagggcccaatgtggggctagaacctgcaaaccacgagatcatgacctgagctgtagttggattcttaaccgactgagccacccaggtgttcatGCCTAGCACCTTCTAATTTCCAATCAATTTGTATGATTCTTTCATGTTTGGTTTGATGTTTCCTCTGTGAACTCCATCTCAGATAACCACAGGGCAAGGTGGTCAGTAGGACTGCATAGCCAGGCCCTGCCTCAGGTCAGTCTTGGCTGCTCACTAACTGGGAAAGAGACTTAGAATCTGATCAGGAAAATAGGGAATATTGCCCAGATTCCATCAGagaaaaagacttcatttaacATATCATATACAGTTGTGTTAGAAATCATGTACCACTCATAGTAAGTCATATGTTcggaatgtaaaataaattatataagatTTTGATGTAATAAGTCCTTAACCCTACCATGCCCCTCTCCAAAATCTTAATAATTCTGTTTATATTCCAAATGTTAGGACTTTAGGAATAATCAGATAAGTTTAGGGCTTTTATGGAGTAATTaaacaaggaaaatggaaaataaaaggtgTGAGGGAATTTGATCTTAGGGTTGACACATCTAATGCCAGACAAAATATGAAATCTGTTTTTGTATACCTTACTTTTACCTCTAAGTATGCATTTctgaatatataattaatatacaatatacttttcatataaattataaacatatccatcgatacatatttttaatatatattatagctTACTTTGAATAAATACTATGTATTATgaatatatacagttgacccttgaaaaatgCACCAAGCCCATCCCAGGCAGTCAAAAATCTgggtataacttttgactccctcaaaacTTAGTTactaacataaacagtcaattagctcatgttttgtatgttataggtattatatactgtagtcatacaataaagtaagctagagagggacgcctgggtggctcagttggttgagcgtctgactttggctcaggccatggtttcatggtttgtgagttcaagccctgcgtcgggctctgtgctgacatctcagatcctggagcctgcatcatagtctgtctccctgtctctctgcctctccccctcgcGCATACTcgatctctgtctctcaaaaataaataaatatttttaaaaataaagtaagctagagaaataaaatcagaagaaaaagaaaacacatttatagcatctactgcaaaaaaaaaaaaaccccacatacaGTGAACGAGTGGACCCGTGTGGTTCAAActgttattcaagggtcagctgtctTCTAAATATCTACAGCTGACTAACCACTGGGAAGCACAGCACTAAATGCACTGTAGATGGATTCTACCCCGCTTCTTCAATAAGTAAGCATTTTTAGACCACCTAAGTTTGCTCTCTTTGCCACCACCCTGCATCCAAAGACACCGCATCACTTTTTGTGATTTTCAGCTAGCCTTCATTAATGCCAAACTGTGACCTTTCACGTAGATGGTCACAGACTCCGAAACCCGTATCGCCATGAGTTTTGAGTCTCTTCCTCAGTTTCTCAGACTCCAAATttgccttccttttcctccaatacaacccctctttcttcttttaagagCTGGCTCCTTCCACCTCGGACAGATCCCACAAGACTGAAGCAATTTACAATTTATACTTGGCCTATCTGACTTTTCACACGTCCTCAGTGCCTCCCTCCTTAGTTCAGTGAATCCTCTATTCTGACTTTAATTTTTCACTGCATACCCTGAAGATAAAAGCCCTCTCCTGGTTCCTCTCTGTTTATGGCTCAGAGCGGTCAAGAGGAGGGACAAGGTCCTGGACGTTTCAGGTTCAAATAATATGTTCTATAAACTGGGACTGAGCGCATGCTCCCCACATCCTCTCTTGCCATCATCTCTACCTTTGTTTTGCtgatctttctttgttttctcctcttttcacaCTTTGGCAGTTATCTCCCCCATTTTATATCTTCTCAAAAGTTTCATGATTTTATATCATCTTTCctatatatttctttctccagAAGTTCCTCAGAAAAAATTGCAATGGAAAAAGAATTGAATTTTCAGTGACCCAGATATGTTTGATGAACATATATTATATAGGAACAAATATATACAGGAACAAACATGTACaggaacaaatatatatatatatatatatatatatatatatatatatatatgtatatgtatatgtatatatagtgtgtgtgtgttgtgtgtgtgtgtgtgtgtggtttattaTGAATAAATCCTGAGTGTATTCAATACAAAGTATACTGAGGATACTAATGGTAAACAACATGAGCTCAGTTTCCATCTGTACAGAGCCTACAGAAGTCAGCAGTCAGGTGTTCCTGGGAATGTGTAATCTATGTAGAGAGAAGTACGAGGTGTTAAGAGAGTGTaagacaatttcttaaaaatttttttaatgtttttgtttatttatattttttaaataaaaaaaattatgtttattcatttttgaaagacagagagagacagagcacaagcaggggtggggcggaaagaaagagggacacagaatctgaagcaggctccaggccccaagctgtcagcaccagagactgatgcagggctcgatttcacgaaccgcgagatcatgacctgagccgaagttggacgcttaaccaactgagccacccaggtgccccaacaatttctTAAGGAAGCGACATCCAATGTGAGAGCTCATCAGATTTTGAGGTATCATAGAATCAttgcattatttttacttttaagaaaaaaataaataaaacactctAGGAACAAAATGCCCTCGTGTGCTTATTTAGTTTCATATTCCAGTAGCTAGTAAGGGCTTACATGGGTGAATGGTTTTTAAATACTTCCTCACAGGTAATGGCAAAAATGATTTTCCATTGATTTCAGCAAGCTGTAATCAACTAGATTCAAGTTCACTGAAAAAAGAACTTGATATTGAGTGACCTACAATTCAAATTTGATATAGTCTGgtgatatgtttttatttaaaggatCAGAGCTCAACTTTCCTTGGTTGGAAATATAGGCTGTAATGATATCATGTAGCTTGAAGGGTTGTTTGTGGAGTAAGTAACATAGTTTAATCACTGTACTTAAAATAAGTGATAGTTTGATTAAGCATTTTTATGATAATGATCATACTTATTGTATTCATTATTATGATTTtaacatacatcttttttttttcttttgaacttcGATCATCTTCTGTCCTGCCCTGAAATAATCTTTTCTTAATCTAATGGGGGAGAGAATGAATGTACAGGGTAGTGTTCTGGCAGAAAAACTGAGTTTGAAATTAGTGAACTTTTCCTGCTGTATAGATCTAAACCAGCAGCAAAACctacagaaaaatttttaaaaaacattctaatTTAATGGgctttcatttttagtttttttcccccatctgtgCCAGGGTTCTGTACTTTAAGCTAATAAGAGAAGTAGACTTGTGTATGTAAATAcaggagaaaaattaaatgtgaaagtCTAACTCAAATCCtatttaatatatgaaagcaTCCTCAGAGATAACTTCCtttgattattttcctttctgaaactGATATATTCTCTTTATTAACAATtaatggtaggggcgcctgggtagctcagtcggttaagtgtcccacttcagctcaggtcatgatcttatagttcgtgagttccagccctggttggattctgtgctgatggctcagagcctggagtctgcttccgattatgtgcctccctctttctctgcactgCCCCACCcactccagctcatgctctctctctctctctcttctgaaaaataaataaagcaaaaaattaaaaaaaaaacaagtaatggTATTTTGCAGTCTTATTATGGGAAGTTCAGTTCTTCCTTTACCAATGTTTCTATTTTAGCAGGGATGAGCATAGCTATGCAGAGTGGAGAGTCCTGattatttgaaactattttttactGTTAACAAGTTTGgaacatttattatgtgctaaCCACCCTGTTAATGGATTTCCCCAcgtaatttcattttattgcattctataaattttttaatgattatttttgcaagagagagagagagtgcatgagaatgctgggggagaggggcagagagagagggagacagaggatccaaagcacactctgagctgacagcagagatcctgatgcggggcttgaacttaccaatGGTGAGATCTAAgtcaaagtgggatgcttaactgactgagccacccaggtgcctctcatttTATTGCATTCTAAATGAAATAGGCACTGTTACTATTCACATGTTGCTTAAAGAGGCAGAGGCATagaggggttaagtaacttgcccaatatCAGGAAGGCAGGATGCAACCAGACTTCAAATTCACCCATATAATGCCAGAGTCCATTCTCTTAATCAAAACGAATGGGCTTTGCAGCATTGTCttgtgacagatggtggctacacttgtggtgagcagagcataaggtatagagttgttgaatcactatgttgtacacttgaaacaaatGCAACATTGTGCATTTGTATggcaactatactcaaaaaaaaaaagaaaaaaatccctcaatGGGCTTCATAGAACATTCTCTAGGAAACACAGTTTTGAATTTAATATtctaataatataaatacaactaagaaatagaaaactttttaCAGTGGCAAGAGGATTTTGTGTCCATTTTATATCTCACTTTCTGTTATGAAAATGAAGGATTGATTACTTCTAGTTATAGATTGTATAGTTCCTACATAAACTAATTTGATGCTTATGAtactattctttaatttttattccataaTTAGAACTCTTCTTGTCATTATATTTCAAATTCAGAAGATTTATCTCATAAAGGGATCTGATTAGAAGAAAGTATTTTGCTTCATgacttttgattctttttatttaaaatttttttaatgtttatttgtttttgagaaagagaaagagacagagcacgagtggggtaagacaaagagggaaagagacacaaaatctgaatcaggctcctggctctgagctgtctgcacagagcccgatgcaaagcttgaacccaccaactgttagatcatgacctgagccaaagtcggacacttaaccaaccgagccacccaggcgccccaatgacttTTGAATCTTAATACACATATACAGTGCCATAAAATAAGCAGGGTAAAATAATTACTGCTTACCTTTTTATATTATGGAGAAAGCGCTGTGGGTCACTCTTTTATAAAGACTGTGGTCTTATGTAATAtaaattttggttttgaattACTCAAGGCAGATTCCAgccattcttatttttctgtgaaacttGTACTTTACTTATATTGATCAGTGCGCCTTTGGTTGAAAAAAAGCCCCTTATTCTTTGCAGGGGCATCTTCTCTCTGTGATGTGGCATTTTTAAACTCAATCATCTGTTT is from Neofelis nebulosa isolate mNeoNeb1 chromosome 10, mNeoNeb1.pri, whole genome shotgun sequence and encodes:
- the LOC131488824 gene encoding olfactory receptor 10AG1-like isoform X2, whose protein sequence is MDFILLGFSDVPDLQEFLFGVFLIIYVIILMGNSLIIIITQIDPSLRTPMYFFLGNFSSLEICYVSVTVPRLLTDLCRQSRSISFLACATQMYFFLVFGATECFILTAMAYDRYVAICNPLLYPLIMNNRLCIQLAAGCWITGIPVHIGFTYLIFSLPFCGSNQLNHFFCDIPPILKLACGDTFTIEILVYTIAVLVVTIPFMLILGSYVKIISTILKLPSAAGRAKAFSTCSSHLVVVALFFGSGIISYLRPKSSHSTRMDKLLSLFYSIVTPMFNPIIYCLRNKDVLVALKKFLPKWIVI
- the LOC131488824 gene encoding olfactory receptor 10AG1-like isoform X1; amino-acid sequence: MESKGQYPPRGNHTTLMDFILLGFSDVPDLQEFLFGVFLIIYVIILMGNSLIIIITQIDPSLRTPMYFFLGNFSSLEICYVSVTVPRLLTDLCRQSRSISFLACATQMYFFLVFGATECFILTAMAYDRYVAICNPLLYPLIMNNRLCIQLAAGCWITGIPVHIGFTYLIFSLPFCGSNQLNHFFCDIPPILKLACGDTFTIEILVYTIAVLVVTIPFMLILGSYVKIISTILKLPSAAGRAKAFSTCSSHLVVVALFFGSGIISYLRPKSSHSTRMDKLLSLFYSIVTPMFNPIIYCLRNKDVLVALKKFLPKWIVI